TACAGGCAACAATATAACCGCGGCAACCATTATGGCAACCGCCAGCACAGACGCGGACCAAAATAATTATTCACCATACCTTTTGCCAGAACCGGCGGTCAGTAAATCTGGCTGCCGGTTTTATTTTGGTGATTTTCCTCATTTCCTTGCTTAGTTAGCGTGTCGGGTGTTTGTTTGCAGAATAAAATACTGCAACTGACCAATTCGCCAAATGCTGGCAATTTCTATCGTTATTTACTTGCTGGCCAATCTCGGGGTCGGACTCTGGTCATCGTCCCGGATTTCGTCTACTCAGGATTTTGTGCTGGCTGGAAGGAAACTACCGCTTATTCTGGCCGCTTCCGCGAGTTTTGCAACCTGGTTTGGCTCCGAAACCATTCTAGGGGCACCTACCGAATTTGTTGAAAAAGGACTCCTGGGTGTGATTGAAGATCCTTTCGGTGCGGCACTATGTCTGCTTTTGGTAGGGCTTTTCTTTGCGAGGAAATTTTACAAAATGAACATCATCACGTTTTGTGACTTTTTCAGGATCAGGTACGGGCGGCAGGCAGAGCTTCTTTCTGCAATACTGATCATTCCTTCCTATTTCAGTTGGATCGCTGCGCAGTTACTTGCAATGGGCATTGTGCTGAAAGTAGTGCTGGGCTGGTCGCTGGCAGCTTGTATCCTCAGCAGCTCGGTCGTCGTGATCCTTTACACGATCTGGGGAGGAATGTGGTCCATTTCCATTACCGACTTCGTTCAAACTTTAATGATCATTATCGGTCTGGTGATCGTATCAGTCAGTCTTTACCAGGATGTGGGCGGTTTTCAGCCATTGATCGACAAAGCCCCGCCAGGCTTTTTCCGTTTTTTTCCCGATTTTACCTTCAAAGCCTCTGTTGAATATTTTGCAGCCTGGATCACGATCGGGCTGGGATCAATTCCGCAGCAGGATGTATTTCAAAGGGTTATGTCCGCCAAATCCGCCAAAGTTTCGGTGCAGGCTAGCCTTTTGTCTTCGCTCATGTATCTGACAGTCGCATTACTTCCGCTATTTATCGGCCTGTGCGGCCAATATCTTTATCCTCAACCCAAAGAAGACGGCCAAATGATCATTCCGAATATGATCCTGCAACACATGGGACTACCCTTGCAGATCCTCTTTTTCGGCGCGCTGGTTTCGGCCATATTGAGCACGACCAGCAGCGCAGTAATGGCGCCCGCAGTCGTTTTCGGGGAGAATATTGTTAAATTTTTTAATCCAAAACTCGACGACCGGCAGTTACTGCGCATTATCCGCGCCAGTATTATCGTGATCACCGGCACCTGCATTATCATGGCGCTCACCCGCGAGAGTATCTTTGATCTCGTTGCCGAGTCGTCTGCATTCAGTCTGGTATCGCTTTTTGTTCCGCTCGCTGCGGGCGTTTACTGGAAAGCGACAAATCAGCTGGGCTGCATTTTTTCCATGGTTTTCGGACTGGTAGTCTGGATCGCCTGTTCGTTTTTTAATACCGAATACCCTCCGCTGATCTACGGTTTACTGGCCAGCTTGGGAGGAATGATCCTGGGCATAATCCTCGCGAGACGCTACCCAGGACTTTCCGATATCGGGGTTAAATGATAAATTTCGCTACGCCTCCGTCCACTTTTAATGCAGAACCATTAGTTGCGGAAGACAGCGGGCTCGCCACATAAGTCACGAGGTTCGCAATTTCCTCTACCGACGAAAATCTTTGCAGCAGGGAAGTCGGGCGGGCGGTTTTGAAAAAATCTTTCTCGGCCTCTTCCGGTGACATATTATTACCTGCGGCCAGCTGTTTTACAAATTCAGCCACACCTTCCGACCTGGTTGGCCCGGGCATTACCGTATTGACAGTCACATTAGTACCCTTGGTCAGCTCGGCCAAACCTCGGCTTACACCCAGCTGGGCGGTTTTGGTGGTACCGTAATGGATCATTTCCTCCGGGATATTGACAGCGGATTCACTCGAAATAAAAATAATGCGGCCCCAGTTCTTCGCGATCATTTTAGGAAAAAAGTAGCGTGAAAGCCTTACGCCGCTCATTACATTCACTTCAAAAAATTTAAACCATTCGTCATCAGTTATTTCTATAAATGGTTTTGGCTCAAAAATTCCTGCGTTATTGATCAGAATATCGATTTCGGGCAGCTTTTCAGTTAATGCATTTACTTCATTCACTTTTGAAAAATCCGCTGCGATGCCCGAGATATCAGCTCCGGAAACATCCTGCTGCAATTTTCTCACCACTTCATCCACCTTATCCTGAGATCTTCCGTTGATGATCACCGTGGCACCTTCTCTGGCCAGGTTCTGAGCGATAGCAAGACCAATTCCCTGCGTAGATCCGCTGATGAACGCTGTCTTTCCTTTTAGTTGCAAATCCATAATTTTTT
This Dyadobacter sp. UC 10 DNA region includes the following protein-coding sequences:
- a CDS encoding SDR family NAD(P)-dependent oxidoreductase — translated: MDLQLKGKTAFISGSTQGIGLAIAQNLAREGATVIINGRSQDKVDEVVRKLQQDVSGADISGIAADFSKVNEVNALTEKLPEIDILINNAGIFEPKPFIEITDDEWFKFFEVNVMSGVRLSRYFFPKMIAKNWGRIIFISSESAVNIPEEMIHYGTTKTAQLGVSRGLAELTKGTNVTVNTVMPGPTRSEGVAEFVKQLAAGNNMSPEEAEKDFFKTARPTSLLQRFSSVEEIANLVTYVASPLSSATNGSALKVDGGVAKFII
- a CDS encoding sodium:solute symporter family protein; this translates as MLAISIVIYLLANLGVGLWSSSRISSTQDFVLAGRKLPLILAASASFATWFGSETILGAPTEFVEKGLLGVIEDPFGAALCLLLVGLFFARKFYKMNIITFCDFFRIRYGRQAELLSAILIIPSYFSWIAAQLLAMGIVLKVVLGWSLAACILSSSVVVILYTIWGGMWSISITDFVQTLMIIIGLVIVSVSLYQDVGGFQPLIDKAPPGFFRFFPDFTFKASVEYFAAWITIGLGSIPQQDVFQRVMSAKSAKVSVQASLLSSLMYLTVALLPLFIGLCGQYLYPQPKEDGQMIIPNMILQHMGLPLQILFFGALVSAILSTTSSAVMAPAVVFGENIVKFFNPKLDDRQLLRIIRASIIVITGTCIIMALTRESIFDLVAESSAFSLVSLFVPLAAGVYWKATNQLGCIFSMVFGLVVWIACSFFNTEYPPLIYGLLASLGGMILGIILARRYPGLSDIGVK